From a single Fusobacterium pseudoperiodonticum genomic region:
- the glyS gene encoding glycine--tRNA ligase subunit beta — MKLLFEIGMEEIPARFLSQALTDLKSNFEKKLKNNRIKYEGIKTYGTPRRLVLVVDEVAEMQEDLNELNIGPSRERAYKDGELSKAGEGFLNAYKIDESQIEIVKNDKGEYIAFKRFAKGEPTEKLLPEILKELVLEETFPKSMKWSDKTIRFARPIEWFLALYGNNVIEFEIEGIKSSNKSKGHRFFGKEFEVSSVEDYLKKIRENNVIIDISERRKMIEEMINKALLEDEKADIDEGLLDEVTNLVEHPYAIVGNFSEDFLEVPQEVLIISMKVHQRYFPILDKKGKLLPKFIVIRNGIDFSQNVKEGNEKVLSARLADARFFYQEDLKIPLDQNVEKLKTVVFQKDLGTMFNKVKRTEKIAEFLIGKLKYNYMKADILRTVKLAKADLVSNMIGEKEFTKLQGLMGSKYAMERGEEIGVAIGIKEHYYPRFQGDLLPSGIEGIITGLSDRIDTLVGCFGVGLIPTGSKDPFALRRTALGIVNIIINANINISLKELVNVSLDALQADQVLKADRAKVEADVLDFLKQRMINVFTDMKYRKDIVLAVLDRDADNITNALEIVKVISEKLALNKLEALLQVAKRVTNIITKGNNNVTVKEKLFKEEIEKTLYAEAKRIGEEAEKSIKENEYADYFEKIISLVPTIDKYFEAVIVMDEDKNIRENRINQLTFIKNLFDRIAYLNKID; from the coding sequence GTGAAATTATTATTTGAAATTGGAATGGAAGAAATACCTGCAAGATTTTTGAGTCAAGCTTTAACTGATTTAAAAAGTAATTTTGAAAAGAAATTAAAGAATAATAGAATAAAATATGAAGGAATCAAAACTTATGGAACACCTAGAAGACTTGTTCTAGTTGTTGATGAAGTTGCAGAAATGCAAGAAGATTTAAATGAATTAAATATAGGACCATCAAGAGAAAGAGCATATAAAGATGGAGAACTTTCTAAAGCTGGAGAAGGGTTCTTAAATGCATATAAAATTGATGAAAGTCAAATTGAAATAGTAAAAAATGATAAAGGTGAATACATAGCTTTTAAAAGATTTGCAAAAGGAGAACCTACTGAAAAATTACTTCCTGAAATTTTAAAGGAATTAGTTTTAGAAGAAACATTCCCTAAATCAATGAAATGGTCTGATAAAACTATCAGATTTGCAAGACCTATAGAATGGTTTTTAGCACTATATGGAAATAATGTAATAGAATTTGAAATAGAAGGTATAAAGAGTTCAAATAAATCAAAAGGACATAGATTTTTTGGAAAAGAATTTGAAGTTTCTTCAGTTGAAGATTATTTAAAGAAGATAAGGGAAAATAATGTGATTATTGATATTTCTGAAAGAAGAAAAATGATTGAAGAAATGATTAATAAAGCATTATTAGAAGATGAAAAAGCAGATATTGATGAAGGTTTATTAGATGAAGTTACAAACTTAGTAGAACATCCTTATGCAATTGTTGGAAATTTCTCAGAAGATTTCTTAGAAGTTCCACAAGAAGTTTTAATAATATCTATGAAAGTTCATCAAAGATATTTCCCTATCTTAGATAAAAAAGGAAAATTACTTCCTAAATTTATAGTTATAAGAAATGGTATAGATTTTTCTCAAAATGTAAAAGAAGGAAATGAAAAAGTTTTATCTGCAAGACTTGCAGATGCTAGATTCTTCTATCAAGAAGACTTAAAAATTCCTTTAGATCAGAACGTAGAAAAATTAAAAACAGTAGTTTTCCAAAAAGATTTAGGAACAATGTTTAATAAAGTTAAGAGAACTGAAAAAATAGCTGAGTTCTTAATAGGAAAATTAAAATATAACTACATGAAAGCTGATATTTTAAGAACTGTAAAATTAGCTAAGGCAGACTTAGTTTCTAATATGATAGGTGAAAAAGAATTTACAAAACTTCAAGGACTTATGGGATCTAAATATGCTATGGAACGTGGAGAAGAAATAGGAGTAGCTATAGGAATAAAAGAACACTACTATCCTAGATTCCAAGGAGATTTATTACCTAGTGGAATAGAAGGAATAATCACAGGATTATCAGATAGAATAGATACTCTAGTTGGTTGTTTTGGTGTAGGATTAATTCCTACTGGTTCAAAAGACCCATTTGCTTTAAGAAGAACTGCTTTAGGAATAGTTAATATAATAATAAATGCAAATATCAATATTTCATTAAAAGAGTTGGTAAATGTTTCACTAGATGCTTTACAAGCTGATCAAGTATTAAAAGCTGATAGAGCAAAAGTTGAAGCAGATGTTTTAGATTTCTTAAAACAAAGAATGATAAATGTCTTCACAGATATGAAATATAGAAAAGATATAGTTCTAGCTGTGTTAGATAGAGATGCAGACAATATCACAAATGCTTTAGAAATAGTAAAAGTAATTAGTGAAAAACTAGCTTTAAATAAACTTGAAGCTCTTTTACAAGTTGCAAAGAGAGTTACTAATATCATAACAAAAGGTAACAATAATGTTACAGTAAAAGAAAAACTATTTAAAGAAGAAATAGAAAAAACATTATATGCAGAAGCAAAGAGAATTGGAGAAGAAGCAGAAAAATCTATTAAAGAAAATGAATACGCAGATTACTTTGAAAAGATAATCTCTTTAGTTCCAACTATAGATAAGTACTTTGAAGCTGTTATAGTAATGGATGAAGATAAAAATATAAGAGAAAATAGAATAAATCAATTAACTTTTATTAAAAATTTATTTGATAGAATAGCTTATTTAAATAAGATAGATTAA
- the folK gene encoding 2-amino-4-hydroxy-6-hydroxymethyldihydropteridine diphosphokinase yields the protein MDKIYIRDLEFIGYHGVFEEEKKLGQKFYLSLELSTNLREANDDITKTTHYGEVAETVKKVFFQKKYDLIETLAEDIAREVLLSFPLIKEVKLEIKKPWAPVGLPLKDVAVEITRKWNEVYLSLGSNMGNKKENLEKAIKEVSKIRDTFIIKESKIIETEPFGYKEQDDFLNSCIGIKTLLTAREVLTELLAIEIRMGRERKIKWGPRIIDLDIIFYNKEVIEEDDLIVPHPYMEYRDFVLKPLEEIIPNFVHPLLSKRITALRKELENEKN from the coding sequence ATGGATAAAATTTATATAAGAGATTTGGAATTTATAGGTTATCATGGAGTTTTTGAAGAAGAAAAAAAATTAGGACAAAAATTTTATCTAAGTCTAGAACTTAGTACTAATTTGAGAGAAGCTAATGATGATATAACAAAGACAACTCACTATGGTGAAGTCGCTGAAACAGTTAAGAAAGTCTTTTTTCAAAAAAAATATGATTTAATAGAAACTTTAGCAGAGGATATAGCAAGAGAAGTGTTATTATCTTTTCCTTTAATAAAAGAAGTAAAATTAGAGATTAAAAAACCTTGGGCACCAGTCGGACTACCACTTAAAGATGTTGCTGTTGAAATTACAAGAAAATGGAATGAAGTATATCTTTCACTAGGTTCAAATATGGGTAATAAGAAAGAAAACTTAGAAAAAGCCATAAAAGAAGTGTCAAAAATAAGGGATACTTTTATTATAAAAGAAAGTAAAATCATAGAAACAGAACCTTTTGGCTATAAAGAACAAGATGATTTTCTAAATTCTTGTATAGGAATAAAGACTTTATTAACAGCAAGAGAAGTTTTAACAGAATTACTTGCCATCGAAATAAGAATGGGAAGAGAAAGAAAAATTAAATGGGGACCAAGAATAATAGATTTAGATATAATTTTCTATAATAAGGAAGTTATAGAAGAAGATGATTTGATAGTGCCTCATCCATATATGGAATATAGAGATTTTGTTTTAAAACCTTTAGAAGAAATAATACCTAATTTTGTTCATCCTTTACTTTCAAAGAGAATTACTGCACTTAGAAAGGAGCTTGAAAATGAAAAAAATTAG
- the folP gene encoding dihydropteroate synthase → MKKISCGKKEIILGQRTLIMGILNVTPDSFSDGGKYNNLDAAMKQAEKLIADGADIIDIGGESTRPGHTQITVEEEISRVVPIVEKISKELNTIISIDTYKHEVAKEAVKAGADIINDIWGLQYDKGEMAKFVKECNLPLIAMHNQNDEVYNKDIMLVLREFFEKTYKIADEYGIDRNKIILDPGLGFGKNSEQNIEVLSRLDELNDMGPILLGASKKRFIGKLLNDLPFDERVEGTVATTVIGIQKGVDIVRVHNVLENKRASLVADGIYRKRG, encoded by the coding sequence ATGAAAAAAATTAGTTGTGGAAAAAAAGAAATTATTTTAGGTCAAAGAACCTTAATAATGGGAATATTAAATGTAACTCCTGATTCTTTTTCAGATGGAGGGAAATATAATAACTTAGATGCTGCAATGAAACAAGCAGAAAAATTAATTGCTGATGGAGCAGACATCATAGATATAGGTGGAGAGTCTACAAGACCAGGTCATACTCAAATAACAGTAGAAGAAGAAATTTCAAGAGTAGTGCCTATAGTAGAAAAGATTTCTAAAGAATTAAATACTATAATTTCTATAGATACATATAAACATGAAGTGGCAAAAGAAGCAGTGAAAGCTGGAGCAGATATAATAAATGATATTTGGGGTTTGCAATATGATAAAGGGGAAATGGCTAAGTTTGTAAAAGAATGTAATCTTCCACTTATTGCAATGCACAATCAAAATGATGAAGTATATAATAAAGATATAATGCTAGTTTTAAGAGAGTTTTTTGAAAAAACATATAAAATAGCAGATGAATATGGAATTGATAGAAATAAAATAATTTTAGATCCAGGCTTAGGTTTTGGAAAAAATAGTGAACAAAACATAGAAGTTTTATCAAGATTAGATGAGTTAAATGATATGGGACCTATTTTATTGGGTGCTTCAAAAAAGAGATTTATAGGTAAACTTCTTAATGATTTACCTTTCGACGAAAGAGTTGAAGGGACAGTTGCAACTACAGTAATAGGAATACAAAAAGGAGTAGATATTGTGAGAGTTCACAATGTTCTAGAGAATAAAAGAGCCTCTTTAGTTGCAGATGGGATATATAGAAAGAGAGGATAA
- the folE gene encoding GTP cyclohydrolase I FolE — MDSKRIENAFLEVVEALGDVEYKAELKDTPKRIADSYKEIFYGIGIDPKEVLTRTFDINNNELIMEKNIDFYSMCEHHFLPFFGTICIAYVPNKKIFGFGDILKLIEILSRRPQLQERLTEEIARYIYELLDCQGVYVVVEAKHLCMTMRGQKKENTKILTTSAKGIFETDINKKLEVLALLK, encoded by the coding sequence ATGGACTCAAAAAGGATAGAAAATGCTTTTTTAGAAGTTGTTGAAGCTTTGGGAGATGTTGAATACAAGGCCGAACTAAAAGATACACCTAAAAGAATAGCTGATAGTTATAAAGAAATTTTCTATGGGATAGGTATTGACCCAAAAGAAGTTTTAACAAGAACTTTTGACATCAATAATAATGAACTTATTATGGAGAAAAATATAGACTTCTATTCTATGTGTGAACATCATTTTCTACCTTTTTTTGGGACTATTTGTATAGCCTATGTACCAAATAAAAAGATTTTTGGTTTTGGTGATATATTAAAGCTTATAGAAATTTTGTCAAGAAGACCTCAGTTGCAAGAAAGACTTACAGAAGAAATAGCAAGATATATCTATGAGTTATTAGATTGTCAAGGAGTTTATGTAGTTGTAGAAGCTAAGCATTTATGTATGACTATGAGAGGACAAAAGAAAGAAAATACTAAAATTTTGACAACTTCTGCAAAAGGTATATTTGAAACTGATATTAATAAAAAATTAGAAGTTCTAGCACTATTGAAATAG
- the glyQ gene encoding glycine--tRNA ligase subunit alpha, with translation MTFQEIIFSLQQYWSSKGCIIGNPYDIEKGAGTFNPNTFLMALGPEPWNVAYVEPSRRPKDGRYGDNPNRVYQHHQFQVIMKPSPTNIQELYLESLRVLGIEPEKHDIRFVEDDWESPTLGAWGLGWEVWLDGMEITQFTYFQQVGGLELDIVPVEITYGLERLALYIQNKENVYDLEWTKGVKYGDMRYQFEFENSKYSFELASLDKHFKWFDEYEDEAKKVLDQGLVLPAYDYVLKCSHTFNVLDSRGAISTTERMGYILRVRNLARRCAEVFVENRRALGYPLLNKK, from the coding sequence ATGACATTTCAAGAAATAATTTTTTCTTTGCAACAATATTGGAGTTCTAAGGGTTGTATAATAGGAAATCCTTATGATATAGAAAAGGGAGCTGGAACATTTAACCCTAATACATTCTTAATGGCATTAGGACCAGAACCTTGGAACGTGGCTTATGTAGAGCCTTCAAGAAGACCAAAAGATGGAAGATATGGAGATAACCCTAACAGAGTTTATCAACATCATCAATTTCAAGTTATTATGAAACCATCACCAACTAATATACAAGAATTATATCTTGAAAGTTTAAGAGTTTTAGGTATAGAACCTGAAAAACATGATATAAGATTTGTAGAAGATGACTGGGAATCACCTACTCTTGGAGCTTGGGGACTTGGTTGGGAAGTATGGCTAGATGGAATGGAAATAACTCAATTCACTTACTTCCAACAAGTTGGAGGATTAGAATTAGATATAGTTCCAGTTGAAATAACTTATGGATTAGAAAGACTTGCACTATACATTCAAAATAAAGAAAATGTTTATGACTTAGAATGGACTAAGGGAGTAAAATATGGAGATATGAGATATCAATTTGAATTTGAAAACTCTAAATACTCTTTTGAACTTGCAAGCCTAGATAAACATTTTAAATGGTTTGATGAATATGAAGACGAAGCTAAAAAAGTTTTAGATCAAGGACTTGTTTTACCAGCTTATGACTATGTTTTAAAATGTTCTCATACATTTAATGTTTTAGATTCAAGAGGAGCTATTTCAACTACTGAAAGAATGGGATATATTCTAAGAGTTAGAAATTTAGCTAGAAGATGTGCTGAAGTATTTGTAGAAAATAGAAGAGCCTTAGGCTACCCTCTTTTAAATAAAAAATAA
- the lspA gene encoding signal peptidase II, whose amino-acid sequence MIYIFLFLILLIIDQYSKFIVHSTLYVGDTIPIIDNFFNLTYVQNKGVAFGLFQGKIDIVSILALIAIGLILFYFCKNFKKISFLERIAYTMIFSGAVGNMIDRLFRGFVIDMLDFRGIWSFIFNFADVWINIGVILIIIEHLIFNRKKRVK is encoded by the coding sequence ATGATTTATATATTTTTATTCTTAATATTACTTATAATAGACCAGTATTCAAAATTTATAGTTCACAGTACTCTATATGTTGGGGATACAATTCCAATAATAGATAACTTCTTTAATTTGACATATGTTCAAAATAAAGGGGTTGCCTTTGGTCTTTTTCAAGGAAAAATAGATATAGTAAGTATTTTAGCACTTATAGCAATAGGCTTAATCTTATTCTATTTCTGCAAGAATTTTAAAAAGATAAGTTTCTTAGAAAGAATAGCCTATACTATGATATTCTCAGGAGCAGTTGGAAATATGATAGATAGACTGTTTAGAGGCTTTGTAATAGATATGCTAGACTTTAGAGGTATTTGGTCTTTCATCTTTAACTTTGCAGATGTATGGATAAATATAGGTGTAATTTTGATAATAATAGAACATTTAATTTTTAATAGAAAAAAGAGGGTGAAATAA